From Rubrivirga sp. SAORIC476, a single genomic window includes:
- a CDS encoding serine/threonine-protein kinase codes for MASDDDSVAERDPTSDRLRRSLDIAGEAYDVPTVDREAFLDEACGEDTALRQAVDDLMAFDAESHTLLDGGLEELFAPPPVEGVGGYRVVGELGRGGMGIVYAAERVDGTFEKTVALKLVQHGKATADAARRFARERRVLARLDHPGIARLLDGGVTPDGRPYFIMERVDGVPLTAYAAAHDLDTDARLALLLDVCDAVAHAHRLLIVHRDLKPSNVFVAEDETGAPQVKLLDFGIAKALDEDDEELLTQTGGGALTPAYAAPEQVAGEPVTAATDVYALGVMAYELLVGKRPYGFASRAPAEVARVVREAQPTRPSEAVRTTTRTAAPLPADAPKAENPARGGDPDRWAAPPKRLRGDLDAIVLQALRKEPERRYATAAELAVDLRRHVEGRPVRARGDGWGYRANRFVRRHALAVSVTAALALALVGGTAAVLWQARETAREAARANATLDYVLGMFEAVDPVELEGGQLRPADLLAPGLRQAAALDDQPLVQASLLEGLGRLGVGLGLFATADSVLSRAVDVRRRVQGADHAELAAPLTLLARSRIAERRYDEAIEAGEEAVRLLAEGRDPDALAEAQVVLGTVRERRGDTEAATALMRSAVRHARKPALRVEALTGLAIQLTDSDSLDAALPLFRQATGLAVRAFGPTDPRTADALYDRANAVQTAGDTEEASQLHAQALAVYERAYGRGDYRTGRSLYTLAVLNHAADPAAAERYYRDALTAYEASTLDGDHLWREYARVGLGALLLSTDRPTEALPLLTTGAATFAEDLGADDPRTQAARAQRALALAQTGRASEGLAMLRRLDAELAQVEPTGGLRLSVLEKLAQALDASGQARAADGVRRQIDGLKRDAGPSPS; via the coding sequence ATGGCCTCCGACGACGACTCCGTCGCCGAGCGCGACCCGACCTCCGACCGCCTGCGCCGCTCGCTCGATATCGCGGGCGAGGCCTACGACGTGCCGACCGTTGACCGCGAGGCGTTCCTCGACGAGGCGTGCGGCGAGGACACCGCGCTCCGCCAGGCCGTCGACGACCTGATGGCGTTCGACGCGGAGTCCCACACGCTGCTGGATGGGGGCTTGGAGGAGCTGTTCGCGCCGCCGCCGGTCGAGGGCGTCGGCGGGTACCGCGTGGTGGGGGAGCTGGGGCGCGGTGGGATGGGCATCGTCTACGCCGCCGAGCGGGTCGACGGGACGTTCGAGAAGACGGTCGCGCTGAAGCTGGTCCAGCACGGCAAGGCGACCGCGGACGCGGCGCGGCGGTTCGCCCGGGAGCGCCGCGTGCTGGCGCGGTTGGACCACCCCGGCATCGCGCGGCTGCTCGACGGCGGCGTCACGCCCGACGGCCGCCCGTACTTCATCATGGAGCGCGTCGACGGCGTCCCGCTGACGGCCTACGCCGCGGCGCACGACCTCGACACCGACGCCCGCCTCGCGCTTCTGCTGGACGTCTGCGACGCCGTCGCCCACGCGCACCGGCTGCTGATCGTCCACCGTGACCTCAAGCCGTCCAATGTGTTCGTGGCCGAGGACGAGACCGGCGCCCCGCAGGTCAAGCTGCTCGACTTCGGCATCGCCAAGGCGCTCGACGAGGACGACGAGGAACTGCTCACGCAGACGGGCGGCGGCGCGCTCACGCCGGCCTACGCCGCGCCGGAGCAGGTCGCGGGCGAGCCCGTCACCGCGGCCACGGACGTGTACGCGCTCGGGGTGATGGCCTACGAACTGCTCGTCGGCAAGCGGCCGTACGGGTTCGCGAGCCGCGCCCCGGCCGAGGTCGCCCGCGTCGTCCGCGAGGCCCAGCCGACGCGCCCCAGCGAGGCGGTCCGCACGACGACGCGCACGGCCGCCCCTCTGCCCGCCGACGCGCCCAAGGCCGAGAATCCCGCTCGCGGGGGGGACCCGGACCGTTGGGCCGCGCCGCCGAAGCGCCTGCGGGGCGACCTCGACGCGATCGTGCTGCAGGCGCTCCGCAAGGAGCCCGAGCGCCGCTACGCGACGGCCGCGGAACTGGCGGTCGACCTCCGCCGCCACGTTGAGGGCCGCCCCGTCCGGGCCCGGGGGGACGGGTGGGGCTACCGCGCGAACCGGTTCGTCCGCCGCCACGCGCTGGCCGTCTCGGTCACCGCCGCGCTCGCGCTCGCGCTCGTGGGCGGCACGGCGGCGGTGCTGTGGCAGGCGCGCGAGACGGCGCGCGAGGCCGCCCGCGCGAACGCCACACTCGACTACGTGCTGGGCATGTTCGAGGCCGTCGACCCGGTCGAGTTGGAGGGCGGGCAGCTCCGCCCGGCCGACCTGCTGGCGCCGGGCCTGCGGCAGGCCGCCGCGCTGGACGACCAGCCGCTCGTGCAGGCGTCGCTGCTGGAAGGCCTGGGCCGCCTGGGCGTCGGGCTGGGCCTGTTCGCCACCGCCGACTCGGTGCTGTCGCGCGCCGTCGACGTGCGCCGACGCGTGCAGGGGGCGGACCACGCCGAGCTCGCCGCCCCGCTGACGCTCCTCGCCCGCTCGCGCATCGCCGAGCGCCGGTACGACGAAGCCATCGAGGCGGGCGAGGAGGCCGTCCGCTTGCTGGCCGAGGGGCGCGACCCCGATGCGCTCGCCGAGGCGCAGGTCGTGCTCGGGACCGTCCGCGAGCGGCGCGGCGACACGGAGGCGGCGACGGCGCTCATGCGGTCCGCCGTGCGCCATGCACGGAAACCTGCGCTCCGCGTCGAGGCCCTCACCGGACTCGCCATCCAGCTCACCGACAGCGACAGCCTCGACGCTGCGCTTCCCCTGTTCCGGCAGGCCACCGGCCTTGCGGTGCGGGCCTTCGGCCCGACGGACCCCCGCACAGCCGATGCGCTCTACGACCGCGCCAACGCCGTCCAGACCGCAGGTGACACCGAGGAGGCGTCGCAACTGCACGCGCAGGCGCTCGCAGTGTACGAGCGCGCCTACGGGCGCGGCGACTACCGCACCGGGCGGAGCCTCTACACGCTCGCCGTCCTCAACCACGCCGCCGACCCGGCCGCCGCCGAGCGCTACTACCGCGACGCCCTCACCGCCTACGAGGCGTCGACGCTGGACGGCGACCACCTCTGGCGCGAGTACGCCCGCGTCGGGCTGGGCGCCCTTTTGCTGAGTACCGACCGGCCCACCGAGGCGCTCCCCCTGCTGACGACCGGCGCCGCCACATTCGCGGAAGATCTCGGGGCCGACGACCCCCGCACGCAGGCGGCTCGCGCCCAGCGTGCCCTCGCGCTCGCCCAAACCGGCCGGGCCTCGGAGGGCCTCGCGATGCTTCGCCGGCTCGACGCGGAGTTGGCTCAGGTAGAGCCGACCGGCGGGCTCCGCCTCAGTGTGCTGGAGAAGCTCGCCCAGGCGCTCGACGCCAGCGGGCAGGCGCGAGCCGCCGACGGCGTCCGGCGCCAGATCGACGGTCTCAAACGCGACGCGGGGCCGAGCCCGTCGTAG
- a CDS encoding ATP-binding protein translates to MGTVHLIIGPQGAGKSTYARRLADETGGVRFSIDEWMHQLYGPDLPRPLDFAWIMERVRRCEQRIWATASACATAGGDVVLDLGFTTVASRTEFAERTRAAALPVRLHIVEAPHDLRRRRVLDRNATRGDTFAFEVTPEMFDFMESRFERPTESERAVATAVQTG, encoded by the coding sequence ATGGGAACCGTCCACCTCATCATCGGGCCGCAGGGTGCTGGCAAGTCGACGTACGCGCGCCGCCTCGCCGATGAGACCGGCGGGGTCCGCTTCTCGATCGACGAGTGGATGCACCAGCTCTACGGACCGGACCTTCCGCGACCGCTCGACTTCGCGTGGATCATGGAGAGGGTCCGGCGGTGCGAGCAGCGTATCTGGGCGACCGCCTCCGCGTGCGCGACGGCCGGGGGCGACGTGGTGCTGGACCTGGGGTTCACGACCGTCGCCAGCCGCACGGAGTTCGCAGAGCGGACCCGCGCCGCCGCGCTCCCGGTCCGGCTGCACATCGTCGAGGCGCCCCACGATCTTCGCAGGAGGCGCGTGCTCGACCGAAACGCTACCAGGGGCGACACCTTTGCGTTCGAGGTCACGCCCGAGATGTTCGACTTCATGGAGAGCCGGTTCGAGCGCCCCACCGAGTCCGAACGAGCGGTCGCCACGGCGGTCCAGACGGGCTGA
- a CDS encoding thioesterase family protein: protein MPDPLYTARIPVRWGDQDALGHVNNTVYLRYVEQARIEFLESLADEGWPGAPDTGPILAAAELQFRRPIHYPATVVVNVFSAGPGRTSFPLDSVLTVEGDEETVYADVKATLVWVDSRTGRPTPLPDVIRDALDGQ, encoded by the coding sequence ATGCCAGACCCGCTCTACACCGCCCGCATCCCCGTCCGCTGGGGCGACCAGGACGCCCTCGGCCACGTCAACAACACCGTCTACCTGCGCTACGTCGAGCAGGCGCGCATCGAGTTCCTGGAGTCGCTGGCCGACGAGGGCTGGCCGGGCGCGCCGGACACAGGCCCGATCCTGGCCGCCGCCGAGTTGCAGTTTCGGCGCCCCATCCACTACCCGGCGACGGTGGTCGTGAACGTCTTCAGCGCCGGCCCCGGGCGCACGTCGTTCCCGCTCGACAGCGTCCTCACGGTCGAGGGTGACGAGGAGACGGTCTACGCCGACGTCAAGGCGACACTCGTCTGGGTCGACAGCCGGACGGGCCGGCCGACGCCGCTCCCCGACGTGATCCGGGACGCGCTAGACGGCCAGTAG
- a CDS encoding alpha/beta fold hydrolase, with the protein MFGFLRALDPVARAVDKARRDARAAAGLERRAVRLGDGREVVYLDQGGDRPPLVLLHGIGASKDHWPRLAKRMRERVRVIAPDLPGFGESDLTGDLSMAGQGEAVVAFLDALGLDRVHLAGSSMGGRIAAEVAHRHADRLRSLWLLAPAGAEGERPSEMIEGFFAGEGVPLFARTPAEYTASIQFTMRRPPAIPKPALRVLAAESAAAYDHTVQVFVDMTYEFATGATTEELLDGLPIPTLLTWGDADRVLHPSGADSIAAVLPDATVHLMPEVGHLPMMEDPTATARDGLAFLDRVGA; encoded by the coding sequence ATGTTCGGCTTCCTCCGCGCCCTCGACCCCGTCGCCCGCGCCGTCGACAAGGCGCGCCGCGACGCCCGCGCCGCGGCCGGGCTGGAGCGCCGCGCCGTCCGCCTCGGCGACGGCCGCGAGGTGGTGTACCTCGACCAGGGCGGCGACCGTCCGCCGCTCGTGCTGCTCCACGGCATCGGCGCGAGCAAGGACCACTGGCCACGCCTGGCCAAGCGGATGCGGGAGCGCGTCCGCGTGATCGCGCCCGACCTGCCGGGCTTCGGCGAGAGCGACTTGACCGGCGACCTGTCGATGGCCGGCCAGGGCGAGGCCGTCGTCGCGTTCTTGGACGCGCTCGGGCTGGACCGCGTCCACCTCGCGGGCTCGTCGATGGGCGGGCGCATCGCCGCCGAGGTGGCCCACCGCCACGCCGACCGCCTGCGGTCGCTCTGGCTCTTGGCTCCGGCAGGTGCCGAGGGCGAGCGGCCGAGCGAGATGATCGAGGGCTTCTTCGCGGGCGAGGGCGTGCCCCTCTTCGCGCGGACGCCCGCCGAGTACACGGCGTCGATCCAGTTCACGATGCGCCGCCCGCCCGCCATCCCGAAGCCCGCGCTCCGCGTCCTCGCCGCCGAGAGCGCCGCCGCCTACGACCACACCGTCCAGGTCTTCGTCGACATGACGTACGAGTTCGCGACCGGGGCCACGACGGAGGAGTTGCTGGACGGCCTCCCCATCCCGACGCTCCTGACATGGGGCGACGCCGACCGCGTCCTCCACCCGTCCGGCGCCGACTCGATCGCGGCCGTCCTCCCCGATGCCACGGTCCACCTCATGCCCGAGGTGGGCCACCTGCCGATGATGGAGGACCCGACCGCGACCGCCCGCGACGGGCTGGCGTTTCTGGACCGGGTCGGTGCCTGA